DNA from Rhinatrema bivittatum chromosome 1, aRhiBiv1.1, whole genome shotgun sequence:
TCCTGCGATTGCTCGCAGGAGCTCAATCATCTCCCGCTGGCCATGACGCAGGTCAAGCAGGAGCGTCACCGTCCGCGCTGACATTCCCTCCAGGGTGCCCATGGTGCGGTCGATCTGTGCCAGGAGGTACAGCATGGAGTCGAGGCGCCTCTCAAAGCTGACCTCCTGGCGATCGCCATCCATGGGCAGCCCTGGAGAGGCTGGGCCGTCAACGTCAATGACGCTGTCCTCCTCATCCCCCATGGCAGGCGGTGTGGGCTGGGCAGGAGAGACTTGGGGAGGAAAAATAGGGTGGGGGGGGACAGGCAAAATTAATGGGATCCTCTCTTAAATGGGGGTGACCAGGTCATCAGGGGGAGTAGGGGGGGCAGGTAAACTGGGACGGGAAGGATAACGGAGGGACGgtccatggtgggggggggggggggcggcatctcttcctcttcctccaaagtatctgaaaagagaaaagagaaaagttaaGGCCTTAACCCCGTCCTCCATGAATTCATGCACAACAAGAAACAGAAGCTAGCAACATTTTGAACGGGAACATAAACTGGTACCATTACACCCATGTTCATGTGCAAATTACGTTTGCGTGACAAAGTCTATCAAAGGCTCACCGAGGCATGGTTCCGGCGCTGCATGTTGAACGCCGCCATTATCGTtctcactgctgctgctttctgaAAGGCGAAAACATATATAAACTTTAGCTGCTGCCCATGCAGAGATCGAGATCCTTTAACACTTTCAGCTCTACCGTAAAGGCTATTAACTGCACCTACCATCCGGTCTTCTGTGGGCCCGCAGGGCCCTCAGGTAGTCCGGCTCCTCCTTCCGGATCCGCCTCGCCCTTTTTTTCAATGCCTCCATCTGTGGTTTAACAATagcaaaaggaaaaggaagttgAACTACAGAGGCTGAACTACATTCAAACCTAACAAGTCAGGTGTCATTTTTACTTTAGTCATCCCCATCACAATACAAATCTAGTACACAATACATGTAACAAGTCAAGTCCCATGTGTCCTGTAGTGGCACACCTCTACAAAGCGACCAACCGAAAATAGTTCTTGCAAGTCAAGGGTCAGGTTCCAACTCTCACACACAACAATAGAAAACAAACCCACAAATCAAAGATGTCAAACCTTTACTTTTCCATGCATGTCACAAGATAGTAAAAAACAGAGTCCTATGATCATACCTCCCTTGGACGCTCTGCTTGGGCGTTGAATTGTGCCCTGAGCGCCCTCCAGGCCTCGTCGGCCCTGTCCTGGTCCTGGCGGCGCCCAGGGCTGAAGAAGAGGTGGTGCTCCTCTGCTGCCACCAGCTGCGCCAGCAGTCGGATGTCGCCATCGGAGAAATTTGGTGCTCTTCCCCTTGGCATCTTGGACAGAAATGGCCGCCCGGAAGTGTTATTGCATGTGCCAGCGCCCTGCCTCCTGCTTCCGGCGGAACAAAAGAGCCGCTCTATCCGTGACCCAACCATAGACTTGAGCGGcccttcggttcgccattttccAATGGCGGAACAGCAGGGCCGCTCAACCCTTGATTTAAGCAgccttcggttcgccatttttCAACGGCGGAACAGCAGGGCCGCTCAACCCTAGACTTGAGCGGCCCTTCGGTTCCCCATTTTTCAACGGCGGAACAGCAGGGCCGCTCAACCCTAGACTTAAGCGGCCCTTCGGTTCCCCATTTTTCAACGGCGGAACAGCAGGGCTGCTCAACCCTAGACTTCAGCAgccttcggttcgccattttccAACGGCGGAACAACAGGGCCGCTCAACCCTTGATTTAAGCGGCCTTCGGTTCCCCATTTTTCAATGGCGGAACAACAGGGCCGCTCAACCCTTGATTTAAGCGGCCTTCGGTTCCCCATTTTTCAACGGCGGAACAGCAGGGCCGCTCAACCCTAGACTTGAGCGGcccttcggttcgccatttttCAACGGCAGAACAGCAGGGCCGCTCAACCCTAGACTTGAGCGGcccttcggttcgccatttttCAACGGCGGAACAGCAGGGCCGCTCAACCCTAGACTTCAGCAgccttcggttcgccattttccAATGGCGGAACAACAGGGCCGCTCAACCCTTGATTTAAGCGgccttcggttcgccattttccAACGGCGGAACAACAGGGCCGCTCAACCCTTGATTTAAGCGGCCTTCGGTTCCCCATTTTTCAACGGCGGAACAACAGAGCCGCTCAACCCTTGACTTGAGCGGCCCTAGTCGTTCCCGCCATTTTTGTCGCCTTTCTAGAACTGGAGTTTCCCAGCGCCCTGCCTCCTGCTTCCGGCGGAacaatttttgttgcctttctagAACTGGAGTTTCCCATTGGCCAGCACAGCATCATACTACTACCATGGGCGTGTATATAGGTAGCTTCTGTGAATAGTGAATTTACTTTCGACTTCGTTTGGACTCCGACACACACGTACAACAGTTTAGTTGGAAATTGAACGGGGGATCGTCAAGGCTTTAAGTAGGTAAGCAGTGCAAAGCacgctttatttttttttttcatttcaattcGGTGTCCCTCGTGGTAGATCCCGGTGCATTTGCAGGTCTTTTATGTGCACTTATGTTTGGGCGCATGAAGAGTAGAGTTTAGTGTTCGCCTTCTTGTTTTCTCCTTTTCAGGAAAAGATGCCATGGAAAGAAATGATTTTACGGTGGAGGTGGAGCATGGAAAGCGGCAACCGTTTGTGGAATGGCTCTTCATCGAGGCTATACAGAGGCCACAATATTTAGTAGTATTTTTAACAGATGTAATGTCTGCTGTGCTGCCCATTAATCACGAGCTCTTTGTCACCGTTCAGGTTTAACTATGCCGGGAAAGCGCACTATGGGTGAGTTAGAGGACCATGCAGTGCAGCAGCACCAAGAGGAAGACTCAAGCGCCAGCCAGCCACCCCCAAAGCGAACCCGAAAGGCGCGCTTTACGGATGAAGAGAAAGAGGTATTGTGTCGTGCGGTATGCGAAAAACATGCCCTTCTCTTCCAGTCGAAGATTTCGTGGACCAGCAAAAAAAAGATTCGGGAAAAGATTGCCCAAGATGTGAGCTCACTTTCTGTGACGCCACGAGATGTTAAGCAGGTGCAGCACCGGTGACGGGACACCAAGAAAGAGGTCAAAGAGAAGGCCGCAAAAATCAATGCCTCTGCAAAGAGGACCGGTGGAGGGCCACCGTGCAGCATCGTGCTTACACcggtggaggagatggttctccGAACTATGAGGAAGGAGGTCGTCCTGGGAGTCCAGACGCAGCATATCACGGACACATCAGGTCGTGCAGGTATGTATTTAGCAAAATCTGGTTACCGTAGCATGTTTACTGTATGGCCGATGAGTGGTCCacccatgtgtgtgtgctactttttattaaaattttgaAACAGGATTCATTATTTGCATCATTCATTGCCTCACAAAAAATATAGAATGACAGTGACCTCTTTCTATATCTCAATCCACAGAAACAGCGGACAATGGCGACGGTGagagggaagaatccagccacaACGATGAATTCGTTTTCCCACTGCCTAGCGCTGACTCCCCCAGCCAGCAAGTGTCAGAGGACATGGTTACACTGGATCTGTATGATGTCCCTGTCCACGAATCAATGGACGTTCTGGGGGACCAGCAGGATCCAGCAACCCCCCCATTATTTCAAGACCCGGAAACATCCCAGCAACTGGATGACCCGCCAGTGACTGAGGAAATAGCGCCAGTGGAACCTGACCTCGAAGAGCCATTTTTTGGCGATGATGTCCTGAGCGAGCAATTAGTGGCTGGAATAACCTCACAACAGGATCGTCATCATGAGGCAATCCTCCATGAATTGCGATCGCTGAGAGCTGACTTTCGAGAATGTATGGTTGAAATGATGGCTGCTCAGCGAGACAATATGGCGGAAATGATGGCTGCTGAGCGAGAAAATATGGCAACACTGATCGGTGCTATCCAAGCATTCGCCTCTCAATTTCCTTCCATCCAACACccataaaaagttaaataaaagttaTGTTTTCAGTTTGATTatgtgtacttttgttttttttactgctggCTAAGTTTTATACGGTTGTTACATTAAACAGATTTTTAGTGCTGGGAAAAGCTTTCATATTCTGAAAAGGAAAACCTGATATGGATGTAAAGTTAGTAACCATAATATTAATGTTACACATCAAGTGATATTTATTGAACCATAAATAACCAAAGGCTACAGATAATATTTCAGTGGCTGGTAATGGCCAGGATGAGCATAAAGGGTCAATAAACAGAGAAATATGGGTACAAGAAGTCCATGTGAACGGCTAATGTGTTGATGGAGGGGGTCATCTTCCAGTTCATATGTTCTGttcattttaaagaaatcaatctcgAATTCTGAAACAAAAAGAGAACAAAAGGCAAGAGTGAATAGGACAAGCAGGTACATAAATGATTAATATGATTAATTtctataataaaatgaaatgttaTGTATGAGATTAAACTTACAAGAGAAATAACTGTCGATGACCCTTTGTCGGACCGCATGACCCCGTGCAGTGTTGTCCACTTCAGCTGCGAGCTCCACGGGCGGATCGGGTGGCAAGTCCTCGTCAACCTCTGCATGCACACCGAAGCGCAGACAAATATTGTgcagcatgcagcaggcaagaatAATGCTCACaaccttttctgcactgtattGCAGGGCACCCCCAGAGCGATCCAGGCATCGAAAACGCCCCTTCAGAACTCCAAACGTACGCTCAATCAcatttctggtgctgccatgagcctcattgtagcgtCGATCGGAAGCTGTGCGTGGGTTCTGTAGCGGTGTAAGCAACCaaggcttacagccatagccaccATCGCCTATGGGATGAAAAACCAGGGATGCATTGAAAACAACATTGCAGCGCTAAACACTATAAACAATGAAAGACCTAAACATTACTGTATGGCGCTCACCCTTAACATCCTGAGAACAGAATACATGACAGACACATCACGGGAAGTAGCAACTGTCACTTACCTAGCAGCCAACCTTCCCCGTACTTTCCTTCCGGGAATTGGGTGGCCAGAGATGAATGTGccagaatgtaggcatcatggcaGCTCCCTGGAAAGTTCGATACGACATTTAGAATGCGAAGGCGTGCATCGCAAACCACTTGCACGTTCATGGAATGAAAGTGCTTGCGATTCCGGAACGCACTCTCTTCATCCAACCTGGGTGTAAACGCTatatgagtgcagtcgatagcaccCAACACATTAGGCATCCCCGCAATACCCATGAATGCACTGAGGATCTGTTGCAGTTCAGCTGGATCCGTAGGATACACGATGTACTGCCTCACCTTCTTCATCATTGCCttcaacacctgtgacaggtTCCGTGAAACGGAGGACTGCACCATACCAGCAATCACACTCACtgggttttgaaaacttccggtaccaaaaaAAATTTAAGGCGCACAGAAGTTTATTCAATCCTGGCACAGCATGGTGTCGATTGGCCTGGGGCTCCAGGTCCTCACGCAGGTCTTCGTAGAGGGACAAGATTGCCTGTGAGCTCAACCGGTAGGTTCGGACAACATCTCGCTCACGCATTCCAAACAGCGTTGTTCACGTGCAAATGACTCGTCCCGGCGGGGGGGCGGCCCGCTGAATGCCTCCCATGCAGATGGCACGGTGCCCTGCCTGCACAGAATACAACAGATGGTAAAACACAGATAAAATAGACGTTATTCCAATTAGTACAATGCGGACGATGTTCGCGGGCGCGGCCGTAGAGACGGCCTTACGGATGCCCTAAGATGGCGCCCATCTCTCTTCCGTAGAGGCTTCTCATGGACGCCTTACGGGTTCGCGGACGTGGCCGTAGAGATGGCCTTACGGATGCCCTAAGATGGTGCCCATCTCTCTTCCGTAGAGGCTTCTCATGGACGCCTTACGGGTTCGCGGGTGCGGCCGTAGAGACGGCCTTACGGATGCCCTAAGATGGTGCCCATCTCTCTTCTGTTGAGGCTTCTCATGGACGCCTTACGGGTTCGCGGGCGCGGCCGTAGAGACGGCCTTACGGATGCCATAAGATGGCGCCCATCTATCTGCATCCGAAGAGGCTTCTCATCTCTGCCGGCCCATCTAGCACGGGTGAGCATCTCTCTGGGCCCATCGTCCGGCGTCGGTAGAGGCGCCATAAGACACAGACGCCGTTCTTTACTGCTAACAAATATTTAACACGTACCTCCCCCGGTCTTGCAGCTGGGTTCACCGGTCGGACGGGTTCTCTTGCTGCGGCCTCACCTCACCGttcacctctccaatctgccgatcATTTCCTGCGTTTCTCAGACGAGCatatctccttctcctccaccgaACGAAAATTAGCAGCAGAGCAAGAACACAAATGTTAgccatggcgctgtccggtacgaagccgATCGAATgccacactaacgccaggtaaaaggtaggcggtaaattaaAAGGTTAATCGTggcccccccccctacctcccggggaaagcggcccctgtgcatgcaattggatGCTCAAGatgtgacatcacatgccgtacCGCCTAACGTCGACGTCAGGTCTTGAGCGGCcgattgcatgcacaggggccgctttcctccgtgctggcatccatcttcccgaGGAGGTAGGGGAGCCACAATCCGTTCTTCCTGATAACCGGATGGCTGCCAAAAGTCGGCAACGGGAGGCAGGAGATGTCCGATCGGAGATgcaagttgcttcgccgcttcacacttttcttccctcctcccgaagcagggcggaGGGGAGatgactggggctgccccggagaccggcacccatgatcgcggcgggggcaggtgagcgggggctgggggaaagctttccacctacccttacccctgcctctaccgcaggggtcagtgtaggcggtaagtttgcaggttaaacgcgcgacaaaaaggcagggaaagatagcgatagtcggggcgcgggttacaggatgctagggaatagctaatttgctcgtttgcatgcaatatccatgccgcgAGCGGAAGGGGTTGagcggggattttaggacgcggtaggaataGGTTAAaatggattcgggatcgcaggaagggctaacgcggccggaaagtgagtaaaaagcggctaagaagcagggtaaacgcggccgcactttacaggatagacccgtAAGTGAGTTTAATTTGAGGAGTATTTGAAGGATTAATTGGACTTGATAATTTAGAATAGTGAAAGAAATAATGAGTTAAAGCTGTTCTTTTAGTTTAGTCATAAAGTTGAAtacttttaatttgttttaatatcTAGCATTGTCACAGTATCAATTTGATGACTTAGACACACACCTAGTGTTGCGGACagaacggtggacccttgggccgacctggcGTAGTGCGCAGAAAGGAAGAGCGAACTCCGTGGAGATggcacaggccgggaggcggaaccaagGCAGAGATGAaagtggagtcttcaccctggaagcccgaggaccctctgagaggagcctgtgaggacccagacctctgggacttaggcgacgggAACGAGACAAGTCGAGAAGACAGTCcagaagtcaaggcaggtggcagacacaGAGAATCGGAAGCAGagccaaagtcaggagccagagaaactAACTGAGGAGGATCCGGAAGCAGAGCGggttcaggaacagcaggattAAGATCAGGAGCGGCAAGACCTGGATCAGGatcagcaggatcaggaacagcaggatcaggaacagcaggatcagcaACCAGACACTcaggaactgaggaacctcgttgcaaggcaatttccTCAGGGCAGATGCCAGCCTTAAGTAGtcgccggcgtctgacatcatcaaagGAGGCGGGCCGGAGTTCCCCACGGCTAGACCTTTAAAAGGTCCCCCTGTGGGCGCGCGTGCCCCGGGAAGGGGTGGAGTCTAGCTTGGGGCTCGGCAGCATCTCAATCGTGGAGATGCCGCCATGAAGAGGCCCGGTAGGCTTGGGAGGCGCCGTGCCTCATCGCAGCctgcagcaggaggcagcaggtaaggacccagcaggtaaggacccggtcgttAGTCTAGTGACCGGGACCCCAACACCTAGAGTACTCAACTGACTTAGAATGCAGAACAGGAGCAGTTAAGGGAGATAGACTCtgttttagatttatttaaaGAATAGAGTAGTAGAAGAGtagagagaagaagagaagacAATACAAACTGGCCAGcaaggaaagagagaagaaagaagaaacaaaaacaaataagtttatacacaaacaaaataaacatacatagcTAGGCCTGAGCTCGGCGGAGAATAATAAAAGACTAAGTTTAAAAGATGTAAAAGCAAAGAATacagaacagagaataaaacataCTTATCTCTATTGAAGTTCACCAGCAACATAGACTTTCACCAGTTCTGAAAAGGATAAAACACAAAGAATTAGTTCATAGAAATAGAGAACTGTGAACTAATATTTAGTATGGATGAAAGTAGAATAATACTAAGGTAATACATATCTGATACTTTGTCAAGGTAATATTGTGAGTAGTCTCAATTTCTACATAGGTTTCTTGAATATGCCTTAGATATAATTTCTTTAAAAgaacagaaacaaaagaaaatgaatagTGATTATAAGAAAGAAATATAcagttttaatttttctatttaatGCAAATGATATATTAAATAGttgttctaaataaaaaatatactttgcTTAATTTGACTCAATAGTGAAATTATATAAAGTAAGTTTTATTTATTAAACTGTACATCCATGGTGCAAAACAGCTGTTAACTTGATGCCTGGTCACCCAGCTACACTTATTGTAACATCCACTTTGGCCACATTAGAAATCTTCAACCCCAAAGGCTACAGTTTACATACCTTAATTTTGTGcatgagtaacaagaaatagatctatttttcatatctgtcaggtacttgttgGCGATAAGAACCTGAActtgatgaaccttggtctgacccagcatggcatatcttatgttcttattaggcaGGCAATTTTATACAGCAGtgttaaagcactgttttacccctGGAAATACCTTTCAAAATGACCCTTCTAGTATGCACCTTACTTTTAGCAACCTTGTGATCTGCATAACATTATCTTAGTGAATACCTATTAACTATGTTTCTAAAATGCATGATTAAAATATATACTGCATATACGCTAAACCTTGTTTAGCATGAACTTTAGTGAATCAACCTCTTAATCCATCTGACCTATCCATAAAATATTCCTATTGCAAGAATAGGAGGATGCTGTcgtttgaaacaaaatagaaaatgttaaaaatgaaaccaaatgtcatttgtttttcttttgtttcattctcTGCCTAGCTACCATTTTAAAAAGTCCCTGAGCCTTTCTTCTCATACACTCCCAGCAGATCACCTTCCTGAGCTTCCTTTTACCATATTTCAAACTGAAACCTCTACTAGAGACAAGAGTGATTCCCAGACGCTCCTGTTCTGCTGGTGCTATTTCTCATAATGGCACCAGCAGGACAGGACAtttgccatacaacaaaatggtgccctgCCATTTTGTTCTATGGCAATGACTAGCTCCATTGTGGAGAAATGGCACCAGTGGGCAGGAGCATCTGGGAATCACTCCCGCCTCCAGAGGACTTTACAAGTTTCATGTAGGATTAGAGAGAGTCTGGGGAAGGTCAGGAGGTCTAAAGAGGTGGCAGTGCATTTGTGGTGGTCCACAGGGCATGGGAGAAAGCCAGGTGAGTTATTAAAAAAGGCAGCCAGGGTTTCTTTTTACTGCAGactaaaaataatacaaaaaaacaaaactaaaacatttaaaaacaaaacaaaataatcaaacTAGAAAGTAAATGAACATTTtcccatgcacacccctaaagaAGAGTAAAATTGGTAGGAATATTATTGCATTCTCTGATGGGAAAAGACTGGCCATCATCTCCATGGCCTGCCAGATTCATTGGAGATACAGCACAGGAACTGCCAGAAAGTATGCCTCTGTAGTTATTTATGGAATGATATTTAAATAGATTAGGCATAGAATCTGTATTAAAAAACATAGTCGTTTAGCAAAGTTTAAATAATTTTACAGCATTGTTATAGGGCATTTATTCTAAAGATGACTTGAAAAGCCCTGAAAACTAGTTAATAGTTCATTATCAAAGCTGGTTTGATAGATTTATTTTGTGAAATATTTATAGGTAATGATCCAATACCACTAATATTGCTCTATGAACAATTCCTCCATCAGGTGTCAGACACAAtttgaggtcgattttaaaagctctgcacgTGCCAAAACAGGGAGATACACACATGTCTCATGCCAGTGTGTGCCGCACAGATTTTAAGAACTGTCCGAgcacgcatgtatctcctggtatgcacacaaatcGAATAGGCAAAAATAAGGGTAGAACATGGGCGGGGTCTGAGTGGTACATGTGCAGTTTGGGTCTGTAGCATGAAGTCTGCAtgaaagtatttatgcacacaagcacgcgccagggtcccctaccacataaatttacttctgctattgaggttgtgtaagttttaaataaaaaaatcagtactagtcagtggggtttgaaaggttggggctaatagggtaaaagagaggctatCTAGCTGGAGGGCTTAGGTAGTCCCaacctttacctgggcgaactgggaacaaactggagaaatgggtATTGCATTG
Protein-coding regions in this window:
- the LOC115096209 gene encoding putative nuclease HARBI1, which translates into the protein MVQSSVSRNLSQVLKAMMKKVRQYIVYPTDPAELQQILSAFMGIAGMPNVLGAIDCTHIAFTPRLDEESAFRNRKHFHSMNVQVVCDARLRILNVVSNFPGSCHDAYILAHSSLATQFPEGKYGEGWLLGDGGYGCKPWLLTPLQNPRTASDRRYNEAHGSTRNVIERTFGVLKGRFRCLDRSGGALQYSAEKVVSIILACCMLHNICLRFGVHAEVDEDLPPDPPVELAAEVDNTAREFEIDFFKMNRTYELEDDPLHQHISRSHGLLVPIFLCLLTLYAHPGHYQPLKYYL